The nucleotide window CTCGCTTTGAATACAGCATGATCTTAGGTAAGAACTTCTTAAAGCACGGCGCAGTAGTGAGCAGTGATGAAGATTACTTGTTAGGTGATATGGAGTAACACCTAAACTTATCTAAGTTCGTATCAGAACAGTTCTAAACAGCCACACATTTCAGCAACGGGATGTGTGGTTTTTATTGAGTGTCCGGTTTTATTGTCGGCGTGCTAATGGTAACTCATTGTTATTAATGTAATTTGTCATATTGTGGCAAGTAAAATAAAGATAAAAAAAGGGCCAACTCTTTCGAGTTGGCCCTTTCCAAACGTTTGGTGGAGCTGGCGGGAGTCGCCTTCAAGTCCCTTAAAAATCAGTAACTTCAATATGTTAGGGTGTTTGTGTTTTATGAGAATAACCCTTTAGTACCTCATCTTAGTACCATATGAAGCTAGTATCAATATCTAAGCGCAGGTTCATAAGTATGGATGCCAGTTCAGTTCCTTATTTGGGAGTTGAACCGATATCTATACTGAGCTAATCATTTAATCTGACTCTTAACGATGTTGATCCTTTCCAACTGCGATGCACTGAGTGAGTGCTGCTTCAATTGTTCATAGCTTTTTAATAGCCTATTTTGTTGGCGTCGAATTTGTCGCTCATTTTGCTCTTCTTTTGCGTTTAACCACTTTTCAAACTGCGTTTGCATCTGCTTGATGAGTTTTTCAATTTCAAGGGCTTCGGTGGCTTTTTGGTGTTGGTATTGCCAAGTTGATAGCCTGCGTCCTTTCTCTTTTTCAATTGGCTCATAGCTCCGGTAGTCTATACCGACATGTTGCAAGACAGCGCTGTTGAATGCTTGTTTAATGACTTTTGTAGCTTTTTTCTGTTGTAGCTCCGTGAGGACTCGATTACCAACAACCTTACCAATCATTAAATGCACATGGTCGCCACTACCTTTGTTTCCTTGTTGCTCCTGCTGATGCAATACTGCTCGAATTTGTTGTCTGTATTGGGCAAACTCAGATTTGTTGAGTCGACAAAGTTTGGCTAAAGCCAATGCGCACTCTTTTACAATGGACTGCCACTGAGTTTTAGTAGGTCGGTAGCCTTTTGGTAGTGTGAGGCAATATTCCATCGCATAGGTCGCTAGAGGCCGTCCTCCACGACGGTTGTAGAGTTGTTGGTTGAGTCGAAATTGCTCACCAGAAATTGCAATTCGGTTTGACGTTTCGGTGCAACCGAACAGGGAAATGAGTGCTTCAGTGTGTTTGTGGTTCACGTGTTTCGGGTTTAAATAATAACGTTCTCTGATTAACACACCGTCGCTACCGAGGCGCACGGGTTGTGTCGTTACAGTCCAGTTTTTAAGCATATTGATATGTTTTCTATAAGCTTAAAAACTAAATTCAGTGATTTCAAACAACCAGCACTTAACCTGTATACCCGATGGTTGGTTCCAGATAGGACAACCCACTTCGTTCCTTCGTTGTCCACTGGTAAGAAGGGGCTTCCCTTCTTAACTACCCTTCATTTGTAGTTGATGATTTATGTTATTACACTTGAAATAAAACTATGAATCATAATTCTCCAATAGCACTGGCTGTAAAGCTGGAAGAATGCCGACAAACAACAATAGACGATTTAGTTATCAATTTGTGCGTCGAAGCTGAGTTCTTAACTAATCAAGATATCAAAAAAAACTCAGGCCGATACCAATGGGTTGTCAAACTCACAGAGCACTGTAAAGATGCGATGGCGTTGGAAGACGTGATAGAAGGGGAGGTTAGTGAGTCTCTCAATTCCTCAAATTGGGATTCGATTATGGCAAGTAAGAAGAAACAGGCTGATGAAATTGTCGAGATAATAGCTAAGCAAGTTATGTTAGCAATTCCTCCTTATAGAGCTTAATAGGTTAGTTGATACAATAGTCTGAGGGAGTTACTCCCTCAGACTATTTTCTTTCTCGACAAGCTTGTTTTGTTAATGAAAACCTTCGATAAAGGTCGCAGCGAACCCTTTCAACCGTTCAGCGATACGAGGAAGGATTGTGCGGCGTGTTCTAAAAGTCATCTTCTCAGTTGTTAGCTGAGCAATGTCATCTGACTTCAAGCTCTCCACATTCAAACCATTTTCTATGTTCGTTACCATTTCACCAAACTTATCGGAGTCGAGCTTCTCTTCCTCGGCAATTTGGCTTATTTCCTTTTGCTTCTGCTCTTCAATGTATTCATCGAATTGTTCGCCTTGTACTAAGCCCTGTAAGCTCTTTTCGATAAACCCTTCAATCAGGTGACGCTTACTGTGAAGTGTTGGCTCAGATGCGAGCAGGTTTGCGATAACCTGACGTTTCTTATCCTTGGCGTCATCACATGACTCTTCTAGCATGGTTTGTAGAAGGTGACGTATGTAGCCTACATTCACGTTGTCGCGTTGAAGCAGCTCTAATTCAAAGTCGATGTCAGCGAGGATTGATTCTTTATCCGTCGGGTTGCCTTTCAACTCTCTGGCTAAATCACCGTACTTCGAGGCGTAATCAACAAACTCTTGTTCTGAAATACCTAGTGCTTCTATGTCGAAATCACTGAAAGTTTCAAGCTGGTTTTTCAGGCGCATTAAAATACGGAACTGTTTAATGAACCCTGCTTGTATGTCTTCATCTGGCAGATCATCAACACTCTGCACATCTGGGGCTATTGCTTTTAACGCTTCAAGCGCTTTGGCGAAGTCTTCTGTCAAACCTCCAAGGTCTGGTACTTCGATGTACTCTGTCGGTTGTTTATTTGAAAACAGTGCAAACGCTTCATCGGCTTGTGGCTTCAAGTTGCGGTAGCACATTACGTTACCGTGAGATTTCACCGTGCCGTTCAATCTATTGGTACGAGAGAAGGCTTGAACTAAACCGTGATACTTGAGGTTCTTATCCACATAGATAGTGTTTAGGCTCGGCGCATCGAACCCCGTAAGGAACATGTTCACTACGAGTAAAATATCCACTTCACCATTTTTGGTACGATTAGAGAGATCTTTGTAGTAGTTGTAGAAGCTGTCGGTATCTTGGGTTGAATAGCTCGTGCCAAATTGTTCGTTGTAATCACCAATGTACGAATCTAGCTTGTCTCGACTATGCACTTTCGCATTGGCTTCCGCTAAGCCTTTTACGTTCACTTCCCCTTCAAACTCTTCCGCTTCATTGACACCATAGCTAAATATGGTCGCAATGTTGAGCTTGTGCTTACCTTCCGCCTTGAGAGCCTTAAAGGTGTCGTAGTAGGTGATTAAATCAGGGACACTCGCCACACACAGCATCGCATTGAACTTATGTTTGGTCTTGAACTTATGAATGCCAATGATGTGCTCACAGACTTGTTTTATGCGCTTAGGAGAGCTGAAGAACTCCGATATATCAATGCTGGATACATCGGCATCTAAGCCTGTTTGTTTGTGCTTTAGCTTGCCGTAATACTCGATGGCAAAAGGCAGTACGTTGTCATCTCGAATCGCATCGACAATCACATAGCTGTGCAGACGTTCACCAAACAGATCTTTGGTAGTTCTCTTTTGAACGCCCTTACCTTCCACTTTTTTAGCGGTGGCGTTATCGGCAAAGATAGGCGTACCCGTAAAACCAAAGAGCTGAGCTTTCTCGAAGAACTCAACAATATTCTGGTGGGTTTCACCAAACTGACTGCGGTGACATTCGTCGAAGATGAAGACCACCCGCTCTTGGCGTAAGTGTTCCACTTGCCCTTTGAAGCGAGGCTTGGTAATCAGGTTATTGAGCTTTTGAATCGTGGTGATCGTCAGCTTGTTGATACGATTTACGTTACTGCTGTAGATCGGTGAGTATTCGGCAACTTGCAGTAGCGCCTCACTATCATCGGCACTTTGTGATGTGGTCGCTCTTGTGGATTGGGGTACAGGTCGAGATCCGAGGAACTGGTTTAATAGACTCTTAGTATCACCTGTACTGTCGACACTGCCTTTTAGGAAGGCATCAAACTCTCTAGCGGTTTGGTAGTCGAGGTCTTTACGGTCGACCACAAACACCACTCTGTCGACGTTATCTAATCTCGATAAGATTTGAGCGGTTTTGAAACTGGTTAGGGTTTTACCACTGCCTGTGGTATGCCAGATATAACCATGCTTATCACTGGTCTTAACCTGCTCTACAATCGCCTCTACTGCGTAAAATTGGTAAGGGCGTAGCACCATTAAAAACTTACCCGTTTCATTCTGAACGATGTAACGGCTGAGCATCTTAGTCAGATGTTCTTTATTCAAGAAAGCATCCGCAAATTGGTGCAGCACATTAATCTTGTTGTTATCGACATCCGTCCAGTGGAAGGTCTGCTTGAATGACAACTCACGGTTGTTTGAGAAGTATTTGGTATTCACACCATTGGATATCACAAACAACTGGATGTAGTTAAACAGCCCGCCTTCTGCACCAAAAGTATGCTTGTCGTAGCGTGTGATTTGGTTGAATGCCTCAGCCATTTCAATGCCACGACGTTTAAGCTCTATCTGCACTAACGGCAAGCCGTTCACCAAGATAGTCACATCGTAGCGATTCTCATATTTACCGTGCATGGTGACTTGGTTCGTCACTTGGAAAATATTCTTTGAGGCATCGGTATTCAACAAAGTGAGGTAGCTGATGGTGCCATCGTCATGCACTACATCGACCTTACCTTTGAGGCGTTTGGATTTGTCGAAGATGTTACCTTTCTCAAGGCTAATGAGCACATTCTCAAATTCACGCTTGGTTAGCGTTAGGTTGTTCGCACGCTCAAGCTGTAGCTTTAGGTTAGCTTTAAGCGCGGCGGCGTTCTCTATCTTGACTGGTTCAAAATTCGCTGCGGTAAGCTGGGCGATTAAGTCATTTTCAAGTTTTGCTTCTGATTGTGTGCTCATAGTTCTTCTTTTTCTAAATCCATTTATTTAACGCAGATAATTGGGCAGTCAACAAGGCAGCAATTGAACGAAGCCCTAGGAGCATAATGCGCTATGTGACGAGGGTGAGCGAAAGCCGCTAACGCCGTTGACGGTTCAATTAGCAAAGTTAAACGAACATCTGTTGCAATAAGCCTTTCTTCCACTCTTTGGCTTTCTCTAGCTCAGAGTTAGCTAGCTCTATTTTCCTATCGATAGATGATAAAAAATTGCTCATCTTGGCTTGTTCCCCCAATGAAGGTACTGAAATATCAAATTTCGACATTGCTTCTTGTGACATTGTTGGAATTGCACCACCCACTATAAATGCTTCAATTTGCTTTTTAACATTACTAGTTATAAGCAACCTTGAAAGAAAATATCCCGACATTTTTGAAGCTTCTGCTTTTATAACCACTATCTGCGGATTGATAGTCGATCGTTCCTTTACTTCGCCAACAAAAGCAGATTTCCCATAAGTAGAACCAGTCTTCACAAACAATATATCTTGAGGTTTTAATTGAATTTCTGGGGATTCATCATATTTAAAATCCGAAATTCTAGTCAGTTTCGAATAATTAAGTTGCCCACCAACAATATTCGTTGGACTAAACGCTATCGCACCTCCATGTTCCACAATATCATTTACTGTATAGCCTCTGTACCCTATGCGACCTTTGATCTGTGCAATATCACCCAACGTCTTCTCTTCCCAATCAGGAAACTCGCTGCCATCACCAGCTTTGAATCGTAGCGTAGGTGGTGTGAAGGTAAGCAGCCCGTCTTGCTCGTGCCACTTGCCATTGAATAACTGCTGCATCACCCCTTTTTTGTACTCGGTGAGCTTGTCTTTCTTCTCTGACAGCAGTCCAATCTTCTCATCGACCTTTGATAAGAAAGAGGCGATTTTTTGTTGTTCAGGGAGGAGGCAGTAAGTAACTTTATACTTATTCAAGAAAGCTTTATTGACGTTCTTTTGCGCACCGGGGTCTGCGATATTGTCCATCTTTCTTTGATGGGTCGATAGGAGGAAATGTAGAAAGTATGGGTCAGTATTTACAGGCTCCAGATTAATCAAACTGTCTGGACAAGCCATTGGTATTTGCAGCACACCTGTATAGCCAATGTTCGCAGCAATAGTTATAAGCACTGTATTTTCAGCGAACAATTTACTTACGCCTAACCCTTTCTCATTCAAAGTTTGAGTAAAGTTACGTATATACCCATTCGAATTTGCGACGTCACTAGTTTGCACAAATGGAATGTTACCGTTGTAATATATAGGGTTATTCCGTGGTCTAGGTGTAAACTTACCTCGTTCGATTTTTGCGATTTTAGGTAGAAAATTTGACGTCCACTCAGCTTCAAACTCACCAAACCTCAGCTTCGGCACATTCGTTTGTTCAGTCATAAAATACTTCCCCTAGAATGGTGCTTTGATATTAAGCTGAGCACAGAAATCAGCGATATCTGCATCCACAGAATGCATCTTGGTTTCAAGCTCAGTTAGCTCTGTTGCTACCGCATCAAGGTCTACTGTTTCTTCTTCTTCAAAGGTGTCTACATAGCGTGGAATGTTGAGGTTATAGTCATTCTCGGCAATCTCAGACAGCTCGGCAACTTGCGAATATTTATCGACTGATTCGCGCTTGCTGTAGGCTTCTACAATACGAGTAACGTCTTCTTCACGTAGATAGTTTTGAGCTTTGCCTTTTTCGAAGTGGTTAGACGCATCAATGAACAAGACGTTCTCTGCGTGTTGTCTTGTTTTCTTGAATACAAGAATAGAGGTTGAAATACCCGTACCGAAGAAGATACCCGCAGGTAAGCCAATGACGGCATCGAGATAGTTTTTGTTCTCGATAAGGTGCTTACGAATATGACCTTCAGCCGCGCCACGGAAAAGAATACCGTGAGGCACAACAACTGCTAGGGTGCCTGTCTCGTTTAACTGGTGAACCATGTGCAGTACAAAAGCAAAGTCAGCCTTAGTCTTAGGTGCAAGTTTACCGTAATCAGCAAAACGCTCATCGTTTAGATGTAGATCATTTGCGCTCCAGTTAGCAGAGAACGGAGGGTTGGCAACCACGGCATCGAAACGCTTATCCAAGTGCATTGGGTGCTCTAGGGTGTCGTCGTTCTTAATGTCGAACTTATCGTAACGCACACCATGCATTAGCATGTTCATACGAGCAAGGTTAAAGGTGCTTGGATTTTGCTCTTGTCCACAGAACTCTAGGTTGGTGCTTTGTCCTTTTTTAGACTGGATCTCTCTCGCCACGCGCAACAGCAATGAACCTGAACCACAGGTTGGGTCGTAAACGGATTTTACATCACCACTTAAACTAACGAGCTTAGCAAGGATTTTAGAAACTTGTTGAGGGGTATAGAACTCACCTGCTTTTTTACCTGCACCTGAAGCAAACTGACCAATCAGGTACTCGTAGGCATCACCCAGTAGGTCTATCTCGGTATTATCGATTTGGAAGTCGATGTTTTCTAGATGAACCAACACTTGGCAGATAAGCTTGTTGCGAGCGTCTGGGTTCTTACCTAACTTGCTAGAGTTAAGGTCGAGTTCTTCAAACAACCCATTGAAGTCATCGGCAGAATCAGCAGAGGTGGTCGATTGCTCTATATCGTTAAGGACGCGGCTTAGCTCATCAAGAATGAACTCAGACTTCTCGCCACGCTTAGCAAGGCTTGAGAATAGCTGCTTAGGGGCAATGAAGTAGCCAAGGTTCTCGACACACTCATCATGCAGTTCTTTAATCAGTTCATCATCAGATTCAGCGCTATTTTCACCAGAGAAAGTGATGCCATCTTCAGCAAGCAGTTCATCACAATAACGGTTCAGTTTGTCTGATAGGTACTTGTAGAAAATCAGCCCTAAAATGTAATCACGGAAGTCATCGGCTGACATATTGCCACGCAGAGTATTGGCGATATTCCAAAGCTGTTTTTGCAATTCTTGTTGGTGTTCACGAACCATGATGTGCCTATGGGTTTAGTTATGACGTTAGTTGCCGTCATCTTACCCAAAATCTAGGTTTTTGTCTTTGAACACCACACATAATCACAGTGCAAAAATACTTTGGAATAGGGAGTTAGAGGTTTTTGAGGGAGAGCTGAAAGGATGGTATTTTTAGGGAGGAGGGGAGCCAGCGTGAATTACTGGCTCAAGCTCTAGGACATTCCGTTCTTTCAGTTGATTAAATAAACGTAAAGAACGGAATAAACGGTTATAGGCGCTAGGGGGCGCTGATGATGTAGTAAAATTTCTTACGCCCAGTTTTGCCACCCATCTTAAAATCAATGAGCTTGCCTGAGAGCTTATCAATGATTTCAATACACTTGTCACGACCATAGTTAGTATGTTTTACCAGATGATCCCTTAGTTCGGTTTTGTCTGATTCAGTGCTGCTTAATAGGTTGGTAATGAGTGAAATAGCATCTTGATACTGATTGACAAACCTTAAGTGATTGCTCTCTTCATCACGCAAAATCTTCTCTTGAGAGTAAGTCTCAGAGTCGACGTTGTAGACAGAATCAACCATATCACCGTAAGGCATGTCTTTTGACTTCTCATAAACGTATGTGAGTTCGAGGGCATTGTTGCCTCGAAGCTTCTGGTTGGTCAGTTTTATGTATTTAGTTTGTAGTCCTGTTTTGTCAATTTTCTCATCTTCAATTTCCATCATGTAGACGCAATCGACATCTTCTTTAAGGTCTGATGTTCCTGAGTAAACAAGGTTGTTATTCAAATCTCGATTCTTGTTAGTATGCCCTAAGCCAATGAACGTGCCGCCTTTAAGAATGAACTCGCTCAGTTTGATTCCGAAGCTACGCATAAGTTTTTTATCCATGGTATCGGCGAATTTTTTCAGTGTGTCGACAATGATCACTGCATGCTTCGCATCATCATCGGTAACTAAACCGTCTAAAATTTTTAATAGAGAATTTGACTCGAATCCGTTGTAACCGGGAGTGATAACTTCAACCCCAATGCTGTCTAAAACTTCTGTTTTTTCTATCACGCCATTTTGGTTGTCGTCGGCATTAATGTAGAAGACATGTAATCCATTTAGTCGGCCAGCAGTGCGGGCTTGTTTAAGTTGATTAATGATCAATAAAGTTTTACCTACATTCGGCGGGGCAAAGAATATGTTTGATTGCCCCTGTAGGAGTAGTTGCTCAAAAATAAAGAAGCTTTCGACGGACTCTTTTTTGATTTTTGCTAGATCTTTATTAATTGAAAAGGCATTAAGCATTGCCAAAGTATTTTTCATATTAGTTATATAACCAGATTCAATATTTAAGTAATGGGAAGCCTCTGTGTGAGACCGTTTCTGTGAGATAAGAAGCTGAATTTACTTGTTCTCAAATTAAGGCGAGCCCTATGACTCGCCAGAAAGTTCTGATGTGTGAGAATTAACGAACGCGGTATGGGAAATATTTGAAGCCGTTTTCCATCACGAATATCTTGTCTTCATCATTGATCACCCAGTGCAGCCCTGCGTCAGCCCAGTCTCCATTAGATTGTTGATATTCCACCGAGAGGATGAAAGACAGGTAGTTACCATTGCGGTCTGTGTAAGCGCGTTCTAGTGGGTATTTGGTGCGGATATTGCCGTGAGTGCTGTATGAGTACATGTGATTTTTTCCTTTATTTAGGTAACAGTGATCCCTCCCCGATTATTGGGGATAGGATTAAAGTGGGTTTAAATTAAGAGTTAAGCGGCGGATTTCTTCTGCATGTAAGGCAGTACAGAAGCCGTATGTGATGTATCAATCCTGTTTACAACCGGAGCTAGTATGGCTGGGCTGTACTGGTAGCTATATGTGTCGAATGATTCAGAACCGTGCTCAAGACCAATGACAGACTTAACTAATTCCTTTGATGATTTTTCTACCTTTTCGGCGTTCTCATGCCCTGCAATAGATTCGACAAGCTCCATAGAGACTAATTTCTGCTTTAATTCATTAACAAAATTATGACGAAATGAGTGAGCATTAAATCCTTCTCCTGATTGGATACCGATTTTTTCACGACGGCGTTTAAACCATTTTGAAGCATTATGTGAAAAGTACCCATTAGTAGGTGTCAGTTCAGAAAATACCTGACCATTCTTTTTAGAATTCACAAACTCAATAAAGCCTTTCTTTAGCAGCTCATCATGTAAAGGAACAAGTCTAGTCACACCTGTTTTAACACTCTGATTTTCAAAGGTTTCACGAATGATGATGCAATGAAAACCGTCAGCAATAACAACATCATCAACCCATAGTTGGCATATTTCATTGAGCCTTGCCCCTGTATACCGTAATAGCAGAGGAACCCAGTAATAGTATGGATGCAGGTATTTATGCTTTTCATAGTCGGAAATTGAGAAAATATCTTGTAAGTGCTTTTCTGTGAAAGGGAAACACTTTTTTTCTTTATTGGTTTTCGCAGTTGGCAGTTTGTAAAAAACATTATCAGTAACATAGCCGTGTGACTTAGCCCAAGCCAAGAATGTAGACATTTTCTGGAAATGCCCCTTAGCCGTAGATAGCGCAATGTAGTCTTTAGGTTCTAACAAGGATTCATTCCTCGCAATTAAATCGAACCCTTCTAGCCCTTTAAACTCTTTATACTTTTTGGGGTTTTTAGGCCTATAGCAATAGGCGTGGGCAATCTGCTCAGCACCAAGGCGATCAAGCTCATTGAGTTCTGGGAAATCCATAAAATGAAGGAAAATTTTAAGGATATTCTTATCTTGGTTAATATTTTTACGCTTTGATTTTTTGAGTTGAAGACGGTATTTAGTGTACTCATCCAGAATTTCAAAGCATGTTTTACGTTTCACCACCTTATGAGTTTTGCGAGTCGGACGCTCGAATGTTATCGATTCAGTTCCTGAATTGGTCATGATGTTGTAGTTGTGAATTACTTGATGTGAAGCATCACTAGCCGAAGATGAAGTCGCTAAAGACATTCTTTATCCTTAAATTTACTTAATTAGTTTGTCTCCAATTAATGTAGAGTGAAAGGAGGGGAGTTGTAAATAGGCTGCCTTGCCTCTTAAGTTGTTGATTTTTATGTCAATGCAAAAGTCAATGATTATCCTCTTTCTCATCCTGCTGCAAGTATGTGTTTTACATTGACTCCGTAAAAAACTTTGGGCGTGAACTCACGCCCAAAATTTTAAATAATATGTTATTTGTAGAAATTTCTTAGGTTTATGGCGTTATATTGATCAATTTTGATACTGTTTCTATTTCAATTAAGTCAACCACCTCTTTAAGTTGACTTAGATCGAGTTCTTTTCCGTAGCGATCGTACGTGATGTTATTCAAGGTATGCCCCAAGATCGCACCAGCGGCAATATGGGAAACTTGTTTACGTTTGAACTGCGTAGCAACGGTATGCCTAAAGGAATGGAAATCATGACCTCTACTAAAACCGAGCTTGGTTTTAAATCGGCCATACCACTTAGAAGCGGCGCTACCAAAGCCGTCTCGTGAGTCCTTCAGTTCAGGAAAAACACGCTCGTGTTTAACTGAATGTAGGTACTCAATGAAGCCTAGTTCTATTAATTGTCGGTGAATTGGAATAACACGACGACTCGTTAAGTTTTTGAGTTTCTGCCCTTCGTACCTGTCATCGATTTCAATAACCCAAATCCCATCCCGTTGGCGAACGTCCGATTTGTAAAGCTGGCAGAGTTCATTCAGTCTGGCACCCGTTAGACTTGCAAGAAGTGGTAGCCAATAGTAGTAGGGGTGTTTGAACTGTCGCTTAGTATGAATATCGGTACTAAAGATTTTTTGTAAGTCTGTTTTCGTATATGCGTTTTTGGCTTCACTGTCTTTACGCTGTTTTCGAAAGCGTATTGCTTTGAATGGATTGATATCGGTCAATTCGTTTAAATGACACCATTCAAAGAACCCCGACATCTTCTGGCTGTAATCTTTTACCGACTCTTCGCTCAGTGTCGGCATATTAAGTCTCTCATTGAGTTCAATCGCTCCCTTTGCCGTTAGTCCCTTAAATTGGGCGTGCTTTTTCATATTGACGGGATACATGCGTAAGAAGCGTACGGCATCCTCGGCATTACCTCTTCGTATAGCGGTAAGGCTTGTCTTTCCTATTAACCCAAGAACGGTTTGGCACTTAGCTTTCAGCATTCCAACGGCCTTTGGTGATATATGTTGAGCTTTGTAGAGGCAAAAGCGTTCTAGTATCTTTTCAGGGGATAGCGTTTTAGTTTGTTTGGTTTTCGTTTCTGGATGTGTTTTATCTTGAGTGAGTGGTTTTACTTGAGGTGATGTTGCGATGGTAGTTGGCGCTAAGATAGTACGACGAACCTGTATCTCTAGCTCTAATGCCAAGAGAATAGCTTTGTCTTTGTTGGATGTTTTCAGCGAGCGCTTGATCTCATGGAATCCATCAAGCAGGTGTCGATGCTCAGAGGGGATCTGATATCGGAACTGCCAAATGCCGGATTTCGAGATAGATAAATAGTGCATGTCTTAGTACCAAAATGTAGTACAAACAGCCTAATATCGAAGTTATAAATATAAAAAGGGCGGTAAATCAGTGACTTACCGCCCTTTCCAAACGTTTGGTGGAGCTGGCGGGAGTTGAACCCGCGTCCAAAAATCATTCATCATTGGTACTACATGCTTAGTCGATCTTTAATTTCACCAGCAACCTGCGAACCGACACGCTAGTTAAAGGCTAACCTGAATTGTTATTCGCGCTTTTCCTCTCAGGTGGGAGAATCCGCGCTAGCTAGTTTGGGTTTGATCTCTTATTGGTCCCCGTCTTACGAGCGGAAGCTAGGGTAAGAGAGCTCTGAGCAGGTTATTAAGCTGCTAGTGCGTAGTTTTCGTCGTTTGCGACTATTTTTTTGCGGCTTTTAACGTGGCCAACCGC belongs to Vibrio splendidus and includes:
- a CDS encoding AAA family ATPase — encoded protein: MKNTLAMLNAFSINKDLAKIKKESVESFFIFEQLLLQGQSNIFFAPPNVGKTLLIINQLKQARTAGRLNGLHVFYINADDNQNGVIEKTEVLDSIGVEVITPGYNGFESNSLLKILDGLVTDDDAKHAVIIVDTLKKFADTMDKKLMRSFGIKLSEFILKGGTFIGLGHTNKNRDLNNNLVYSGTSDLKEDVDCVYMMEIEDEKIDKTGLQTKYIKLTNQKLRGNNALELTYVYEKSKDMPYGDMVDSVYNVDSETYSQEKILRDEESNHLRFVNQYQDAISLITNLLSSTESDKTELRDHLVKHTNYGRDKCIEIIDKLSGKLIDFKMGGKTGRKKFYYIISAP
- a CDS encoding restriction endonuclease subunit S — encoded protein: MTEQTNVPKLRFGEFEAEWTSNFLPKIAKIERGKFTPRPRNNPIYYNGNIPFVQTSDVANSNGYIRNFTQTLNEKGLGVSKLFAENTVLITIAANIGYTGVLQIPMACPDSLINLEPVNTDPYFLHFLLSTHQRKMDNIADPGAQKNVNKAFLNKYKVTYCLLPEQQKIASFLSKVDEKIGLLSEKKDKLTEYKKGVMQQLFNGKWHEQDGLLTFTPPTLRFKAGDGSEFPDWEEKTLGDIAQIKGRIGYRGYTVNDIVEHGGAIAFSPTNIVGGQLNYSKLTRISDFKYDESPEIQLKPQDILFVKTGSTYGKSAFVGEVKERSTINPQIVVIKAEASKMSGYFLSRLLITSNVKKQIEAFIVGGAIPTMSQEAMSKFDISVPSLGEQAKMSNFLSSIDRKIELANSELEKAKEWKKGLLQQMFV
- a CDS encoding type I restriction endonuclease subunit R, with protein sequence MSTQSEAKLENDLIAQLTAANFEPVKIENAAALKANLKLQLERANNLTLTKREFENVLISLEKGNIFDKSKRLKGKVDVVHDDGTISYLTLLNTDASKNIFQVTNQVTMHGKYENRYDVTILVNGLPLVQIELKRRGIEMAEAFNQITRYDKHTFGAEGGLFNYIQLFVISNGVNTKYFSNNRELSFKQTFHWTDVDNNKINVLHQFADAFLNKEHLTKMLSRYIVQNETGKFLMVLRPYQFYAVEAIVEQVKTSDKHGYIWHTTGSGKTLTSFKTAQILSRLDNVDRVVFVVDRKDLDYQTAREFDAFLKGSVDSTGDTKSLLNQFLGSRPVPQSTRATTSQSADDSEALLQVAEYSPIYSSNVNRINKLTITTIQKLNNLITKPRFKGQVEHLRQERVVFIFDECHRSQFGETHQNIVEFFEKAQLFGFTGTPIFADNATAKKVEGKGVQKRTTKDLFGERLHSYVIVDAIRDDNVLPFAIEYYGKLKHKQTGLDADVSSIDISEFFSSPKRIKQVCEHIIGIHKFKTKHKFNAMLCVASVPDLITYYDTFKALKAEGKHKLNIATIFSYGVNEAEEFEGEVNVKGLAEANAKVHSRDKLDSYIGDYNEQFGTSYSTQDTDSFYNYYKDLSNRTKNGEVDILLVVNMFLTGFDAPSLNTIYVDKNLKYHGLVQAFSRTNRLNGTVKSHGNVMCYRNLKPQADEAFALFSNKQPTEYIEVPDLGGLTEDFAKALEALKAIAPDVQSVDDLPDEDIQAGFIKQFRILMRLKNQLETFSDFDIEALGISEQEFVDYASKYGDLARELKGNPTDKESILADIDFELELLQRDNVNVGYIRHLLQTMLEESCDDAKDKKRQVIANLLASEPTLHSKRHLIEGFIEKSLQGLVQGEQFDEYIEEQKQKEISQIAEEEKLDSDKFGEMVTNIENGLNVESLKSDDIAQLTTEKMTFRTRRTILPRIAERLKGFAATFIEGFH
- a CDS encoding type I restriction-modification system subunit M, which translates into the protein MVREHQQELQKQLWNIANTLRGNMSADDFRDYILGLIFYKYLSDKLNRYCDELLAEDGITFSGENSAESDDELIKELHDECVENLGYFIAPKQLFSSLAKRGEKSEFILDELSRVLNDIEQSTTSADSADDFNGLFEELDLNSSKLGKNPDARNKLICQVLVHLENIDFQIDNTEIDLLGDAYEYLIGQFASGAGKKAGEFYTPQQVSKILAKLVSLSGDVKSVYDPTCGSGSLLLRVAREIQSKKGQSTNLEFCGQEQNPSTFNLARMNMLMHGVRYDKFDIKNDDTLEHPMHLDKRFDAVVANPPFSANWSANDLHLNDERFADYGKLAPKTKADFAFVLHMVHQLNETGTLAVVVPHGILFRGAAEGHIRKHLIENKNYLDAVIGLPAGIFFGTGISTSILVFKKTRQHAENVLFIDASNHFEKGKAQNYLREEDVTRIVEAYSKRESVDKYSQVAELSEIAENDYNLNIPRYVDTFEEEETVDLDAVATELTELETKMHSVDADIADFCAQLNIKAPF
- a CDS encoding site-specific integrase yields the protein MSLATSSSASDASHQVIHNYNIMTNSGTESITFERPTRKTHKVVKRKTCFEILDEYTKYRLQLKKSKRKNINQDKNILKIFLHFMDFPELNELDRLGAEQIAHAYCYRPKNPKKYKEFKGLEGFDLIARNESLLEPKDYIALSTAKGHFQKMSTFLAWAKSHGYVTDNVFYKLPTAKTNKEKKCFPFTEKHLQDIFSISDYEKHKYLHPYYYWVPLLLRYTGARLNEICQLWVDDVVIADGFHCIIIRETFENQSVKTGVTRLVPLHDELLKKGFIEFVNSKKNGQVFSELTPTNGYFSHNASKWFKRRREKIGIQSGEGFNAHSFRHNFVNELKQKLVSMELVESIAGHENAEKVEKSSKELVKSVIGLEHGSESFDTYSYQYSPAILAPVVNRIDTSHTASVLPYMQKKSAA